Proteins encoded together in one Myxocyprinus asiaticus isolate MX2 ecotype Aquarium Trade chromosome 9, UBuf_Myxa_2, whole genome shotgun sequence window:
- the LOC127446346 gene encoding uncharacterized protein LOC127446346 isoform X4, translated as MTGTRLMSPMTKPAGNSKAVGKTTNPPKTKEPMTDAERIVFLRCKVKRSLKDLMKYRQRLGTLVPVEGSSELRSLLLIGPADLQTELKMHEDLSSKIASGVHRADTNKGHYQGITMSPASACMLLMSAKWKKREHNNSED; from the exons ATGACTGGAACTCGATTGATGAGTCCCATGACTAAACCTGCAG GTAATTCCAAAGCAGTTGGGAAGACAACGAATCCCCCTAAAACAAAAGAGCCCATGACGGATGCTGAGAG aaTTGTATTTCTCAGGTGTAAGGTGAAAAGGTCTCTCAAGGACCTAATGAAATACAGGCAACGGCTGGGGACATTAGTG CCAGTAGAGGGCAGTAGTGAGCTGAGAAGTCTCTTGCTGATTGGTCCTGCTGATCTGCAAACTGAACTCAAGATGCATGAAGATCTGT CTTCTAAAATTGCATCTGGTGTACACAGGGCAGACACAAACAAAGGCCATTACCAAG GCATTACCATGTCTCCAGCTTCAGCCTGCATGTTGCTGATGAGCGCAAAATGGAAAAAGAGAGAGCACAATAATTCTGAG GATTGA
- the LOC127446346 gene encoding centromere protein R-like isoform X3, whose translation MKTPAKRHASNRNYSPMTGTRLMSPMTKPAGNSKAVGKTTNPPKTKEPMTDAERIVFLRCKVKRSLKDLMKYRQRLGTLVPVEGSSELRSLLLIGPADLQTELKMHEDLSSKIASGVHRADTNKGHYQGITMSPASACMLLMSAKWKKREHNNSED comes from the exons atgaaa aCCCCAGCAAAGAGGCATGCATCAAACAGGAATTATTCCCCTATGACTGGAACTCGATTGATGAGTCCCATGACTAAACCTGCAG GTAATTCCAAAGCAGTTGGGAAGACAACGAATCCCCCTAAAACAAAAGAGCCCATGACGGATGCTGAGAG aaTTGTATTTCTCAGGTGTAAGGTGAAAAGGTCTCTCAAGGACCTAATGAAATACAGGCAACGGCTGGGGACATTAGTG CCAGTAGAGGGCAGTAGTGAGCTGAGAAGTCTCTTGCTGATTGGTCCTGCTGATCTGCAAACTGAACTCAAGATGCATGAAGATCTGT CTTCTAAAATTGCATCTGGTGTACACAGGGCAGACACAAACAAAGGCCATTACCAAG GCATTACCATGTCTCCAGCTTCAGCCTGCATGTTGCTGATGAGCGCAAAATGGAAAAAGAGAGAGCACAATAATTCTGAG GATTGA
- the LOC127446346 gene encoding centromere protein R-like isoform X2: MPVKRALHLHDKENTPAKRHASNRNYSPMTGTRLMSPMTKPAGNSKAVGKTTNPPKTKEPMTDAERIVFLRCKVKRSLKDLMKYRQRLGTLVPVEGSSELRSLLLIGPADLQTELKMHEDLSSKIASGVHRADTNKGHYQGLKQTSSSYVFLKEILSL; this comes from the exons ATGCC TGTGAAGAGAGCCCTTCATTTACATGACAAAGAAAAC aCCCCAGCAAAGAGGCATGCATCAAACAGGAATTATTCCCCTATGACTGGAACTCGATTGATGAGTCCCATGACTAAACCTGCAG GTAATTCCAAAGCAGTTGGGAAGACAACGAATCCCCCTAAAACAAAAGAGCCCATGACGGATGCTGAGAG aaTTGTATTTCTCAGGTGTAAGGTGAAAAGGTCTCTCAAGGACCTAATGAAATACAGGCAACGGCTGGGGACATTAGTG CCAGTAGAGGGCAGTAGTGAGCTGAGAAGTCTCTTGCTGATTGGTCCTGCTGATCTGCAAACTGAACTCAAGATGCATGAAGATCTGT CTTCTAAAATTGCATCTGGTGTACACAGGGCAGACACAAACAAAGGCCATTACCAAG GATTGAAACAGACCAGCAGCTCTTATGTATTTCTGAAGGAAATCTTAag CCTCTGA
- the LOC127446346 gene encoding centromere protein R-like isoform X1, with amino-acid sequence MPVKRALHLHDKENTPAKRHASNRNYSPMTGTRLMSPMTKPAGNSKAVGKTTNPPKTKEPMTDAERIVFLRCKVKRSLKDLMKYRQRLGTLVPVEGSSELRSLLLIGPADLQTELKMHEDLSSKIASGVHRADTNKGHYQGITMSPASACMLLMSAKWKKREHNNSED; translated from the exons ATGCC TGTGAAGAGAGCCCTTCATTTACATGACAAAGAAAAC aCCCCAGCAAAGAGGCATGCATCAAACAGGAATTATTCCCCTATGACTGGAACTCGATTGATGAGTCCCATGACTAAACCTGCAG GTAATTCCAAAGCAGTTGGGAAGACAACGAATCCCCCTAAAACAAAAGAGCCCATGACGGATGCTGAGAG aaTTGTATTTCTCAGGTGTAAGGTGAAAAGGTCTCTCAAGGACCTAATGAAATACAGGCAACGGCTGGGGACATTAGTG CCAGTAGAGGGCAGTAGTGAGCTGAGAAGTCTCTTGCTGATTGGTCCTGCTGATCTGCAAACTGAACTCAAGATGCATGAAGATCTGT CTTCTAAAATTGCATCTGGTGTACACAGGGCAGACACAAACAAAGGCCATTACCAAG GCATTACCATGTCTCCAGCTTCAGCCTGCATGTTGCTGATGAGCGCAAAATGGAAAAAGAGAGAGCACAATAATTCTGAG GATTGA